One window of Medicago truncatula cultivar Jemalong A17 chromosome 2, MtrunA17r5.0-ANR, whole genome shotgun sequence genomic DNA carries:
- the LOC25487386 gene encoding ABC transporter G family member 9: MEQDMGDIESQTNYKETLEETSEILHNGKRPVILKFDDVVYKIKAKKGGLFKKNIEVEEKTILKGVTGIVQPGEMLAMLGPSGSGKTTLLTALGGRLGGKLYGSITYNEKPFSNVIKRNTGFVTQDDVLYPHLTVTETLVFTALLRLPNSVTKEEKVTHAKNVIDQLGLTKCKDSIVGSAYLRGVSGGERKRVSIGQELLINPSLLFLDEPTSGLDSTTAQRIVSTLWDLARGGRTIVMTIHQPSSRLYYMFHKVLLLAEGNVLYFGKGSEAIEHFTNIGYAPAMAMNPSDFLLDLANGIYTDDTNHDHTIDKQKLISAFKNNYDEQSKPEHREINDSDTSQGRFQETGSGKWPTSWSEQFFVLLRRDVKERKYESFSGLRIAQVLVVALMSGLLWYKSDMSHLQDQIGLLFFVTGFWGFFPLFQAIFTFPQELMMLEKERSSGMYRLSAYFISRMVADLPMELVLPTIFLLITYFMAGLKATVINFFQTLFSLLLNVLVSQGLGLALGAVVLDQKSATTLASVIMLCFLLAGGFYVQNVPKFIVWVKYVSVSYYTYQLFIGSQYHSGDTYPCSSGQCLIDEFPPIKQIGIDLNGLGFAALALVIMLIGYRLIAYCALMRIGVTKKLA, from the exons ATGGAACAAGATATGGGAGATATTGAATCTCAAACAAATTACAAAGAGACATTGGAGGAAACATCTGAAATCTTGCACAATGGAAAACGTCCCGTAATTCTTAAG TTTGATGATGTTGTGTACAAAATCAAAGCCAAAAAAGGAGGACTATTTAAGAAGAACatagaagtagaagaaaaaacaatactAAAAGGAGTAACAGGAATTGTCCAACCAGGTGAAATGCTAGCAATGTTAGGTCCATCAGGTAGTGGAAAAACAACATTATTAACAGCATTAGGAGGAAGACTTGGTGGAAAACTTTATGGATCCATAACATACAATgaaaaacctttttcaaatgTTATAAAAAGAAACACAGGTTTTGTCACACAAGATGATGTTCTTTACCCTCACTTAACGGTAACCGAAACGCTTGTTTTCACAGCACTACTTAGATTACCAAATAGTGTCACAAAAGAAGAGAAAGTTACTCATGCAAAAAATGTTATAGATCAACTTGGTTTAACAAAGTGCAAAGATAGCATAGTTGGAAGTGCATATCTAAGAGGTGTTTCTGGTGGAGAGAGGAAAAGGGTTAGTATTGGACAAGAATTGCTTATAAATCCTAGTTTGTTGTTTCTTGATGAACCAACTTCTGGTTTGGATTCTACTACAGCACAAAGAATTGTGTCAACTTTGTGGGATTTGGCAAGAGGTGGAAGGACTATTGTGATGACAATACATCAACCTTCTAGTAGATTATATTATATGTTTCATAAAGTTTTGTTGCTTGCAGAAGGGaatgttttgtattttggaAAAGGGTCTGAAGCTATTGAACATTTTACTAATATTGGTTATGCTCCTGCTATGGCTATGAATCCTTCAGATTTCCTTTTGGATCTTGCAAAtg GTATCTACACTGATGACACGAATCATGACCATACAATAGACAAACAAAAACTGATTTCAGCATTTAAGAACAACTATGATGAACAGTCCAAGCCAGAACATCGAGAAATCAATGACTCTGATACAAGTCAGGGTAGATTTCAAGAGACAGGTTCTGGAAAATGGCCTACAAGCTGGTCAGAACAATTCTTTGTACTGTTAAGAAGAGATGtcaaagagagaaaatatgaatCATTCTCTGGCTTGAGGATTGCTCAGGTCCTTGTGGTTGCGCTTATGTCAGGACTGCTTTGGTATAAATCTGATATGTCACACTTGCAGGATCAG ATCGGACTACTATTCTTTGTAACAGGCTTTTGGGGATTTTTCCCACTCTTTCAAGCAATCTTCACCTTCCCTCAAGAACTAATGATGCTAGAAAAAGAAAGATCCTCAGGAATGTACAGACTCTCCGCATATTTCATTTCAAGAATGGTAGCTGACCTACCAATGGAACTAGTCCTCCCTACAATTTTCCTTCTCATAACATATTTCATGGCAGGACTCAAAGCAACAGTGATAAATTTCTTTCAAACACTTTTCAGCCTCTTACTCAATGTGTTAGTGTCACAAGGACTAGGGCTTGCACTTGGTGCTGTTGTACTTGATCAAAAATCAGCAACAACACTTGCATCAGTGATCATGCTATGTTTCTTACTTGCTGGTGGATTTTATGTTCAGAATGTTCCAAAATTTATAGTATGGGTGAAGTATGTTTCTGTTAGCTACTATACATATCAGCTATTTATTGGGTCACAGTATCATAGTGGTGATACATATCCTTGTTCTAGTGGACAGTGTCTTATTGATGAGTTTCCTCCTATAAAACAAATAGGGATTGATTTGAATGGTCTAGGATTTGCTGCATTGGCTCTTGTTATAATGCTAATTGGTTATAGACTTATAGCTTATTGTGCTCTTATGAGGATTGGAGTCACAAAGAAATTGGCTTAG
- the LOC25487383 gene encoding TIR-only protein yields the protein MQTSLAMKSLLSHQRKITQMMARRMMEPCDVFLNHRSPDTKRTVATLLYDNLKRHGFNPFLDEKNMKPGDKLFEKINGGVMESKIGVAVFSPRYCESYFCLHELALLTALKKKVIPIFCDVKPSQLRVVKNAKWSEEELRRFRWALDEAKNTVGLTFNSSKGNFSKFVTNASNIIIESMTELQNEEKMKCLPSTKLQNEEKMKYLPSRV from the exons ATGCAAACTTCTTTGGCAATGAAGAGCTTATTAAGCCATCAAAGGAAAATTACACAAATGATGGCAAGACGTATGATGGAGCCATGCGATGTGTTCCTCAACCATAGAAGCCCGGACACAAAGAGAACGGTAGCAACTCTTCTTTATGACAACCTTAAAAGGCATGGTTTCAACCCTTTCTTGGATGAGAAAAACATGAAGCCAGGGGACAaattatttgagaaaatcaaCGGGGGAGTCATGGAGAGCAAAATTGGGGTGGCGGTTTTCTCTCCGCGTTATTGTGAGTCTTATTTTTGCCTCCATGAACTTGCCCTTTTAACGGcgttgaagaagaaggtgattCCTATATTTTGTGATGTTAAGCCTTCTCAACTGCGCGTTGTTAAGAATGCAAAGTGGTCGGAGGAGGAACTCCGGAGGTTTAGATGGGCTCTCGACGAGGCTAAAAACACCGTTGGACTAACCTTCAATTCTTCAAAAGG GAACTTCTCCAAATTTGTGACTAATGCTTCTAACATAATCATTGAAAGCATGACAGAACTTCAGAATGAAGAGAAGATGAAGTGCTTGCCATCGACAAAACTTCAAAATGAAGAGAAGATGAAGTACTTGCCATCTCGTGTATAG
- the LOC25487382 gene encoding TIR-only protein: MQTSLAMKSLLSHQRKITQMMARRMMEPCDVFLNHRSPDTKRTVATLLYDNLKRHGFNPFLDEKNMKPGDKLFEKINGGVMESKIGVAVFSPRYCESYFCLHELALLTALKKKVIPIFCDVKPSQLRVVKNAKWSEEELRRFRWALDEAKNTVGLTFNSSKGNFSKFVTNASNIIIESMTELQNEEKMKCLPSTKLQNEEKMKYLPSRV, from the exons ATGCAAACTTCTTTGGCAATGAAGAGCTTATTAAGCCATCAAAGGAAAATTACACAAATGATGGCAAGACGTATGATGGAGCCATGCGATGTGTTCCTCAACCATAGAAGCCCGGACACAAAGAGAACGGTAGCAACTCTTCTTTATGACAACCTTAAAAGGCATGGTTTCAACCCTTTCTTGGATGAGAAAAACATGAAGCCAGGGGACAaattatttgagaaaatcaaCGGGGGAGTCATGGAGAGCAAAATTGGGGTGGCGGTTTTCTCTCCGCGTTATTGTGAGTCTTATTTTTGCCTCCATGAACTTGCCCTTTTAACGGcgttgaagaagaaggtgattCCTATATTTTGTGATGTTAAGCCTTCTCAACTGCGCGTTGTTAAGAATGCAAAGTGGTCGGAGGAGGAACTCCGGAGGTTTAGATGGGCTCTTGACGAGGCTAAGAACACCGTTGGACTAACCTTCAATTCTTCAAAAGG GAACTTCTCCAAATTTGTGACTAATGCTTCTAACATAATCATTGAAAGCATGACAGAACTTCAGAATGAAGAGAAGATGAAGTGCTTGCCATCGACAAAACTTCAAAATGAAGAGAAGATGAAGTACTTGCCATCTCGTGTATAG
- the LOC25487387 gene encoding NAC domain-containing protein 72, which produces MIMGIQDKDPLAQLSLPPGFRFYPTDEELLVQYLCRKVAGHHFSLQIIAEIDLYKFDPWILPSKAIFGEKEWYFFSPRDRKYPNGTRPNRVAGSGYWKATGTDKIITNEGRKVGIKKALVFYVGKAPKGTKTNWIMHEYRLLDSSRNNGGTKLDDWVLCRIYKKNSSAQKPIPNGVISSREYTQYSNGSSSSSSSHLDDVLESLPQIDDRCFKLPHVNSLRTTQHRQQEEEEKLNLQNNNFMDWSNSSSILNTVTGFQEGQTQGMMNFSGCNDLYVPTLCQMDSSVITEKTSNISVHPTEEEVQSGAKANQVENSSGFFQRGSNDFTQGMGYANPVDPFGFRYPVQPVGFGFQQ; this is translated from the exons ATGATAATGGGAATTCAAGACAAAGACCCACTTGCACAATTGAGTTTACCTCCTGGTTTTAGATTTTACCCCACTGATGAAGAGCTTCTTGTTCAATATCTATGTCGCAAAGTAGCTGGTcatcatttttctcttcaaatcaTTGCTGAAATTGATCTCTACAAATTCGACCCATGGATTCTTCCAA GTAAGGCCATTTTTGGGGAGAAAGAATGGTATTTCTTTAGTCCAAGAGATAGGAAGTATCCAAATGGGACAAGGCCAAATAGAGTAGCTGGATCTGGGTATTGGAAAGCAACTGGAACAGACAAGATTATAACAAATGAAGGTAGAAAAGTTGGTATCAAAAAAGCACTTGTTTTTTATGTTGGTAAAGCTCCAAAAGGCACCAAAACTAATTGGATTATGCATGAGTATCGTCTTCTTGATTCTTCACGAAACAACGGTGGCACCAAG CTAGATGATTGGGTTCTATGTCGTATCTACAAGAAAAATTCAAGTGCACAAAAACCTATTCCAAACGGCGTCATTTCAAGCAGGGAATACACTCAATACAGCAACGGTTCATCGTCTTCTTCATCATCCCACCTCGACGACGTTCTTGAATCACTTCCACAGATTGACGACCGTTGCTTCAAGCTGCCACATGTCAACTCGCTAAGAACAACGCAGCATCgccaacaagaagaagaagagaagctGAATCTTCAAAATAACAATTTCATGGATTGGTCTAATTCATCATCGATTTTGAACACAGTAACAGGGTTTCAAGAAGGTCAAACTCAAGGAATGATGAATTTTAGTGGTTGCAATGACCTTTATGTCCCCACGTTATGTCAAATGGACTCTTCCGTTATTACGGAGAAAACTAGCAACATATCCGTGCATCCAACTGAAGAGGAGGTTCAGAGTGGGGCCAAAGCAAACCAAGTCGAGAATTCGTCTGGGTTTTTTCAACGCGGTTCAAATGATTTTACTCAAGGAATGGGATACGCTAATCCGGTTGACCCGTTTGGGTTTAGATACCCAGTTCAACCGGTTGGATTTGGATTCCAACAATGA